The Rhododendron vialii isolate Sample 1 chromosome 5a, ASM3025357v1 genome contains a region encoding:
- the LOC131326227 gene encoding ras-related protein RABD1 isoform X2 has translation MSNEYDYLFKLLLIGDSSVGKSCLLLRFADDSYVDSYISTIGVDFWDTAGQERFRTITSSYYRGAHGIIIVYDVTEMESFNNVKQWLSEIDRYANDTVCKLLVGNKSDLVENRVVDTQTAKAFADELGIPFLETSAKDSINVEQAFLTMAAEIKRKMGNQPSANMKSTGSVQIKGEPIQQKSNCCA, from the exons ATGAGCAACGAAta CGACTATCTGTTCAAGCTTTTGTTAATCGGTGACTCTTCTGTCGGAAAATCATGCCTTCTTCTCCGATTCGCT GACGATTCGTACGTTGATAGTTACATTAGCACCATTGGAGTTGATTTC TGGGATACTGCTGGACAAGAGCGTTTCCGGACAATTACTAGCAGTTATTACCGCGGGGCGCACGGAATTATT ATTGTCTACGACGTCACTGAAATGGAGAGCTTCAACAATGTCAAGCAGTGGCTGAGTGAGATCGACAGATATGCAAATGACACTGTATGCAAGCTTCTGGTTGGGAACAAAAGTGATTTAGTTGAGAACAGGGTTGTGGACACCCAGACAGCTAAG GCTTTTGCAGATGAGCTTGGTATTCCTTTCCTTGAGACCAGTGCAAAAGACTCTATCAATGTGGAGCAGGCTTTCCTAACTATGGCTGCTGAGATTAAGAGGAA AATGGGTAACCAACCAAGTGCAAACATGAAGTCAACAGGCAGTGTTCAGATCAAGGGGGAGCCAATCCAGCAGAAGAGCAATTGCTGTGCTTAA
- the LOC131326227 gene encoding ras-related protein RABD1 isoform X1 produces the protein MSNEYDYLFKLLLIGDSSVGKSCLLLRFADDSYVDSYISTIGVDFKIRTVELEGKTSKLQIWDTAGQERFRTITSSYYRGAHGIIIVYDVTEMESFNNVKQWLSEIDRYANDTVCKLLVGNKSDLVENRVVDTQTAKAFADELGIPFLETSAKDSINVEQAFLTMAAEIKRKMGNQPSANMKSTGSVQIKGEPIQQKSNCCA, from the exons ATGAGCAACGAAta CGACTATCTGTTCAAGCTTTTGTTAATCGGTGACTCTTCTGTCGGAAAATCATGCCTTCTTCTCCGATTCGCT GACGATTCGTACGTTGATAGTTACATTAGCACCATTGGAGTTGATTTC AAAATTAGGACTGTGGAGCTGGAAGGAAAGACAAGCAAGCTACAGATT TGGGATACTGCTGGACAAGAGCGTTTCCGGACAATTACTAGCAGTTATTACCGCGGGGCGCACGGAATTATT ATTGTCTACGACGTCACTGAAATGGAGAGCTTCAACAATGTCAAGCAGTGGCTGAGTGAGATCGACAGATATGCAAATGACACTGTATGCAAGCTTCTGGTTGGGAACAAAAGTGATTTAGTTGAGAACAGGGTTGTGGACACCCAGACAGCTAAG GCTTTTGCAGATGAGCTTGGTATTCCTTTCCTTGAGACCAGTGCAAAAGACTCTATCAATGTGGAGCAGGCTTTCCTAACTATGGCTGCTGAGATTAAGAGGAA AATGGGTAACCAACCAAGTGCAAACATGAAGTCAACAGGCAGTGTTCAGATCAAGGGGGAGCCAATCCAGCAGAAGAGCAATTGCTGTGCTTAA